Proteins from one Haliaeetus albicilla chromosome 4, bHalAlb1.1, whole genome shotgun sequence genomic window:
- the PSMD14 gene encoding 26S proteasome non-ATPase regulatory subunit 14, producing the protein MDRLLRLGGGMPGLGQGPPTDAPAVDTAEQVYISSLALLKMLKHGRAGVPMEVMGLMLGEFVDDYTVRVIDVFAMPQSGTGVSVEAVDPVFQAKMLDMLKQTGRPEMVVGWYHSHPGFGCWLSGVDINTQQSFEALSERAVAVVVDPIQSVKGKVVIDAFRLINANMMVLGHEPRQTTSNLGHLNKPSIQALIHGLNRHYYSITINYRKNELEQKMLLNLHKKSWMEGLTLQDYSEHCKLNETVVKEMLELAKNYNKAVEEEDKMTPEQLAIKNVGKQDPKRHLEEHVDVLMTSNIVQCLAAMLDTVVFK; encoded by the exons GGGCCACCAACAGATGCTCCTGCGGTCGATACAGCCGAACAGGTTTATATCTCTTCCCTTGCACTGCTGAAA ATGTTGAAGCATGGTCGTGCTGGTGTCCCTATGGAAGTTATGGGTCTGATGCTCGGGGAATTTGTTGATGATTACACTGTGAGAGTGATTGATGTTTTTGCAATGCCACAGTCAGGAACG GGTGTCAGTGTGGAGGCAGTTGATCCTGTATTTCAAGCAAAAATGTTGGATATGCTGAAACAGACAGGAAG ACCTGAGATGGTAGTTGGTTGGTATCATAGTCACCCTGGCTTTGGCTGTTGGTTGTCTGGTGTAGATATCAATACTCAGCAGAGCTTTGAAGCCTTATCAGAAAGAGCTGTTGCTGTGGTGGTGGATCCCATTCAGAGTGTAAAAGGAAAG GTTGTTATTGATGCCTTCAGGTTGATCAATGCTAATATGATGGTCTTGGGACATGAACCAAGACAAACAACTTCGAATCTGGGTCACTTAAACAAGCCATCTATCCAG GCACTAATTCATGGACTAAACAGACATTACTATTCCATCACCATCAACtacagaaagaatgaactaGAACAAAAG atgtTGCTAAATTTGCATAAGAAGAGTTGGATGGAAGGTTTGACACTTCAGGACTACAGTGAACATTGCAAACTCAATGAAACAGTAGTGAAGGAGATGTTAGAATTAGCAAAGAATTATAACAAG GCTGTTGAAGAAGAAGATAAGATGACACCTGAACAGCTGGCAATAAAAAATGTTGGCAAGCAG GACCCCAAACGTCATTTAGAAGAGCATGTGGATGTGCTGATGACCTCAAACATTGTCCAGTGTTTAGCTGCTATGTTGGATACAGTTGTATTTAAATAA
- the TBR1 gene encoding T-box brain protein 1 isoform X2 produces MQLEHCLSPSIMLSKKFLNVSSSYPHAGGSELALHDHPIISTTDNLERSSPLKKITRGMTNQSDTDNFPDSKDTPGDVQRNKLSPVLDGVSELRHSFDGSAADRYLLSQSSQPQSAASAPSTMFPYPSQHGPAHPAFSIASPSRYMAHHPVITNGAYNSLLSNSSPQGYPTAGYPYPQQYGHSYQGAPFYQFSSTQPGLVPGKAQVYLCNRPLWLKFHRHQTEMIITKQGRRMFPFLSFNISGLDPTAHYNIFVDVILADPNHWRFQGGKWVPCGKADTNVQGNRVYMHPDSPNTGAHWMRQEISFGKLKLTNNKGASNNNGQMVVLQSLHKYQPRLHVVEVNEDGTEDTNQPGRVQTFTFPETQFIAVTAYQNTDITQLKIDHNPFAKGFRDNYDTIYTGCDMDRLTPSPNDSPRSQIVPGARYAMAGSFLQDQFQAEDPGAPSPQRWFVAPANNRLDFAASAYDTATDFAGNAATLLSYAAAGVKALPLQAAGCAGRPLGYYADPSGWGARSPPQYCSKSGSVLSCWPNSAAAARMAAGNPYLGEEAESLAPERSPLPGAEDSKPKDLSDSSWIETPSSIKSIDSTDSGIYEQAKRRRISPSDTPVSESSSPLKSEVLTQRDCEKTCAKDIGYYGFYSHS; encoded by the exons ATGCAGCTGGAGCATTGTCTTTCTCCCTCTATCATGCTCTCCAAGAAATTTCTCAATGTGAGCAGCAGTTACCCACATGCAGGCGGATCTGAGCTTGCCTTGCATGATCATCCCATTATCTCGACCACTGACAACCTGGAGAGAAGTtcacctttgaaaaaaattaccaggGGGATGACGAATCAGTCAGATACAGACAATTTTCCTGACTCCAAGGACACACCAGGGGACGTCCAGAGAAATAAACTCTCTCCCGTCTTGGACGGGGTCTCTGAGCTTCGTCACAGTTTCGATGGATCTGCTGCAGATCGCTATCTGCTCTCTCAGTCCAGCCAGCCCCagtctgctgcctctgctcctaGTACCATGTTCCCTTACCCCAGCCAGCATGGACCTGCTCACCCAGCCTTCTCCATCGCCAGCCCCAGCCGCTACATGGCTCACCATCCTGTGATCACCAACGGAGCTTATAACAGCCTCCTGTCCAACTCTTCTCCGCAAGGCTACCCCACGGCGGGCTACCCTTACCCCCAGCAGTATGGCCATTCCTACCAAGGGGCACCTTTCTACCAGTTCTCCTCCACCCAGCCGGGGCTCGTTCCCGGCAAGGCTCAGGTCTACCTGTGCAACAGGCCACTCTGGCTGAAATTTCACCGGCACCAGACGGAGATGATCATCACGAAGCAGGGGAG GCGCATGTTCCCTTTCCtaagttttaatatttctggTCTCGACCCCACGGCTCACTACAATATTTTTGTGGATGTAATTTTGGCGGATCCCAACCACTGGAGATTTCAGGGAGGCAAATGGGTTCCTTGCGGCAAGGCGGACACCAATGTACAAG GAAACCGGGTGTACATGCACCCCGACTCCCCCAACACGGGAGCTCACTGGATGCGCCAGGAAATCTCCTTTGGGAAACTAAAACTTACAAACAATAAAGGAGCATCAAACAACAACGGGCAG ATGGTGGTTTTGCAGTCCCTCCACAAGTATCAGCCCCGCTTGCATGTGGTGGAGGTGAACGAAGACGGGACGGAGGACACCAACCAGCCGGGCAGAGTGCAGACCTTCACCTTCCCCGAGACCCAGTTCATAGCAGTCACCGCCTACCAGAACACCGAT ATCACACAGCTGAAAATAGACCACAACCCGTTCGCAAAAGGCTTCCGAGACAATTATGACAC GATCTACACGGGCTGCGACATGGACCGGCTGACGCCTTCCCCCAACGACTCGCCCCGCTCGCAGATCGTGCCCGGGGCCCGCTACGCCATGGCCGGGTCCTTCCTCCAGGACCAGTTC CAAGCCGAGGACCCGGGGGCCCCCTCGCCGCAGCGCTGGTTCGTCGCCCCCGCCAACAACCGCCTCGACTTCGCCGCCTCCGCCTACGACACGGCCACCGACTTCGCCGGCAACGCCGCCACGCTGCTTTCCTACGCGGCCGCCGGCGTCAAGGCGCTGCCGCTGCAGGCGGCCGGCTGCGCCGGGCGGCCGCTGGGCTACTACGCCGACCCCTCGGGCTGGGGGGCCCGCAGCCCCCCGCAGTACTGCAGCAAGTCGGGCTCCGTGCTCTCCTGCTGGCCCAacagcgcggcggcggcgcgcatGGCCGCCGGCAACCCCTACCTGGGGGAGGAGGCGGAGAGCCTGGCCCCCGAGCGGTCCCCCTTGCCGGGCGCCGAGGACTCCAAGCCCAAAGATTTGTCCGATTCCAGCTGGATCGAGACGCCGTCGTCCATTAAGTCCATCGACTCCACCGATTCTGGGATTTACGAGCAGGCCAAAAGGAGGCGGATCTCCCCCTCGGACACCCCGGTGTCCGAGAGCTCCTCGCCCCTCAAGAGCGAGGTGCTCACCCAGCGGGACTGCGAAAAGACCTGCGCCAAGGACATCGGCTACTACGGCTTCTACTCGCACAGCTAG
- the TBR1 gene encoding T-box brain protein 1 isoform X1 — protein MQLEHCLSPSIMLSKKFLNVSSSYPHAGGSELALHDHPIISTTDNLERSSPLKKITRGMTNQSDTDNFPDSKDTPGDVQRNKLSPVLDGVSELRHSFDGSAADRYLLSQSSQPQSAASAPSTMFPYPSQHGPAHPAFSIASPSRYMAHHPVITNGAYNSLLSNSSPQGYPTAGYPYPQQYGHSYQGAPFYQFSSTQPGLVPGKAQVYLCNRPLWLKFHRHQTEMIITKQGRRMFPFLSFNISGLDPTAHYNIFVDVILADPNHWRFQGGKWVPCGKADTNVQGNRVYMHPDSPNTGAHWMRQEISFGKLKLTNNKGASNNNGQMVVLQSLHKYQPRLHVVEVNEDGTEDTNQPGRVQTFTFPETQFIAVTAYQNTDITQLKIDHNPFAKGFRDNYDTIYTGCDMDRLTPSPNDSPRSQIVPGARYAMAGSFLQDQFVSNYAKSRFHPGAGAGPGPGADRSVPHTNGLLSPQQAEDPGAPSPQRWFVAPANNRLDFAASAYDTATDFAGNAATLLSYAAAGVKALPLQAAGCAGRPLGYYADPSGWGARSPPQYCSKSGSVLSCWPNSAAAARMAAGNPYLGEEAESLAPERSPLPGAEDSKPKDLSDSSWIETPSSIKSIDSTDSGIYEQAKRRRISPSDTPVSESSSPLKSEVLTQRDCEKTCAKDIGYYGFYSHS, from the exons ATGCAGCTGGAGCATTGTCTTTCTCCCTCTATCATGCTCTCCAAGAAATTTCTCAATGTGAGCAGCAGTTACCCACATGCAGGCGGATCTGAGCTTGCCTTGCATGATCATCCCATTATCTCGACCACTGACAACCTGGAGAGAAGTtcacctttgaaaaaaattaccaggGGGATGACGAATCAGTCAGATACAGACAATTTTCCTGACTCCAAGGACACACCAGGGGACGTCCAGAGAAATAAACTCTCTCCCGTCTTGGACGGGGTCTCTGAGCTTCGTCACAGTTTCGATGGATCTGCTGCAGATCGCTATCTGCTCTCTCAGTCCAGCCAGCCCCagtctgctgcctctgctcctaGTACCATGTTCCCTTACCCCAGCCAGCATGGACCTGCTCACCCAGCCTTCTCCATCGCCAGCCCCAGCCGCTACATGGCTCACCATCCTGTGATCACCAACGGAGCTTATAACAGCCTCCTGTCCAACTCTTCTCCGCAAGGCTACCCCACGGCGGGCTACCCTTACCCCCAGCAGTATGGCCATTCCTACCAAGGGGCACCTTTCTACCAGTTCTCCTCCACCCAGCCGGGGCTCGTTCCCGGCAAGGCTCAGGTCTACCTGTGCAACAGGCCACTCTGGCTGAAATTTCACCGGCACCAGACGGAGATGATCATCACGAAGCAGGGGAG GCGCATGTTCCCTTTCCtaagttttaatatttctggTCTCGACCCCACGGCTCACTACAATATTTTTGTGGATGTAATTTTGGCGGATCCCAACCACTGGAGATTTCAGGGAGGCAAATGGGTTCCTTGCGGCAAGGCGGACACCAATGTACAAG GAAACCGGGTGTACATGCACCCCGACTCCCCCAACACGGGAGCTCACTGGATGCGCCAGGAAATCTCCTTTGGGAAACTAAAACTTACAAACAATAAAGGAGCATCAAACAACAACGGGCAG ATGGTGGTTTTGCAGTCCCTCCACAAGTATCAGCCCCGCTTGCATGTGGTGGAGGTGAACGAAGACGGGACGGAGGACACCAACCAGCCGGGCAGAGTGCAGACCTTCACCTTCCCCGAGACCCAGTTCATAGCAGTCACCGCCTACCAGAACACCGAT ATCACACAGCTGAAAATAGACCACAACCCGTTCGCAAAAGGCTTCCGAGACAATTATGACAC GATCTACACGGGCTGCGACATGGACCGGCTGACGCCTTCCCCCAACGACTCGCCCCGCTCGCAGATCGTGCCCGGGGCCCGCTACGCCATGGCCGGGTCCTTCCTCCAGGACCAGTTCGTGAGTAACTACGCCAAGTCCCGCTTCCACCCcggggcaggagccggcccgGGGCCCGGCGCCGACCGCAGCGTGCCCCACACCAACGGGCTGCTCTCCCCACAGCAAGCCGAGGACCCGGGGGCCCCCTCGCCGCAGCGCTGGTTCGTCGCCCCCGCCAACAACCGCCTCGACTTCGCCGCCTCCGCCTACGACACGGCCACCGACTTCGCCGGCAACGCCGCCACGCTGCTTTCCTACGCGGCCGCCGGCGTCAAGGCGCTGCCGCTGCAGGCGGCCGGCTGCGCCGGGCGGCCGCTGGGCTACTACGCCGACCCCTCGGGCTGGGGGGCCCGCAGCCCCCCGCAGTACTGCAGCAAGTCGGGCTCCGTGCTCTCCTGCTGGCCCAacagcgcggcggcggcgcgcatGGCCGCCGGCAACCCCTACCTGGGGGAGGAGGCGGAGAGCCTGGCCCCCGAGCGGTCCCCCTTGCCGGGCGCCGAGGACTCCAAGCCCAAAGATTTGTCCGATTCCAGCTGGATCGAGACGCCGTCGTCCATTAAGTCCATCGACTCCACCGATTCTGGGATTTACGAGCAGGCCAAAAGGAGGCGGATCTCCCCCTCGGACACCCCGGTGTCCGAGAGCTCCTCGCCCCTCAAGAGCGAGGTGCTCACCCAGCGGGACTGCGAAAAGACCTGCGCCAAGGACATCGGCTACTACGGCTTCTACTCGCACAGCTAG